One genomic segment of Bacteroidota bacterium includes these proteins:
- a CDS encoding T9SS type A sorting domain-containing protein produces MKHITTILLILLTAKANGQDLFNELYSKTNFDYGSAVIERYDGKYLIAGSTRSQFVTDYDVNVLLVDSVGNLIWDKYIGQSPRMEFAYSLIETIDSNYVVAGRVNGSNPYLMKFNSSGALIWDKEYLSTFWSEGYSVGQTNSNGYFFLRPDTSTTLFVTNSYGDTLWTRRYNSVICQSVIQTEDSGFAMVGYTNSITENQNIVFIKTDISGDTVWTKTFGGSGNDQASSIQQLFDDGYLIASNFDPQIIDGESETFIIRTNSDGDTIWTKKYNLGNAHFIKECKSKNGYILSTTRYLSGWGPYPNDYNLIITYLDTLGNVKWSRSFDGYTYHLGNNITQTSDGGFLLTGSKNNGVAIADIILIKLDSIGNYALSISVNSTPNNLQVIAFPNPAINEINFTVSAVTVGKIMQMKIYNSIGQEIKTVSGIFEPNFKIDINNFPEGLYFYNLTTTDKQTFTGKFIKR; encoded by the coding sequence TTGAAACATATTACTACAATTTTACTGATTCTTCTTACAGCAAAAGCGAATGGACAAGATTTGTTCAACGAGCTTTACTCCAAGACAAATTTTGATTATGGAAGTGCAGTGATTGAAAGATATGATGGCAAATATCTTATTGCTGGGTCCACAAGAAGTCAATTCGTAACAGACTATGATGTAAATGTTTTGTTGGTAGACTCAGTAGGAAATCTCATTTGGGACAAGTATATAGGACAAAGCCCAAGAATGGAATTCGCCTACTCATTAATCGAAACTATTGATAGTAATTATGTTGTTGCCGGAAGAGTGAATGGCAGCAATCCATACCTCATGAAATTCAATTCATCAGGTGCCCTTATATGGGACAAGGAATATCTCTCTACCTTTTGGTCAGAAGGATATTCAGTTGGACAAACAAATAGTAACGGATATTTTTTTCTTAGACCGGATACCTCGACAACACTTTTTGTAACAAACTCATATGGAGACACTCTCTGGACAAGGCGTTACAATTCTGTAATTTGTCAATCAGTAATTCAAACAGAAGACAGTGGTTTTGCAATGGTTGGATATACCAATTCAATAACAGAGAACCAGAATATTGTTTTTATTAAAACCGATATAAGTGGAGATACAGTTTGGACGAAAACATTTGGGGGATCAGGAAATGACCAGGCAAGCTCAATTCAACAACTTTTTGATGACGGATATTTAATTGCTTCAAACTTTGACCCGCAAATAATTGATGGTGAATCGGAAACTTTCATAATTAGAACAAACTCGGATGGTGATACCATTTGGACGAAGAAATATAATTTAGGAAATGCGCATTTCATTAAGGAATGTAAAAGCAAGAACGGATATATTCTATCCACTACAAGATACTTGTCAGGCTGGGGGCCCTATCCCAATGATTATAATCTTATTATTACTTACTTGGATACATTAGGAAACGTTAAATGGAGCAGATCATTTGATGGCTACACTTACCACTTAGGGAATAATATTACTCAAACTTCAGATGGTGGCTTTCTATTAACAGGTTCTAAAAATAATGGTGTGGCAATAGCTGACATAATTTTAATAAAACTTGATAGCATTGGCAATTATGCTTTATCAATCAGTGTCAATTCAACGCCTAACAACTTACAAGTGATTGCATTTCCAAATCCGGCAATTAATGAAATAAATTTTACGGTTAGTGCAGTGACAGTTGGGAAAATAATGCAAATGAAAATTTATAATTCAATAGGGCAGGAAATTAAAACTGTAAGCGGAATATTTGAGCCAAATTTTAAAATTGATATAAACAATTTTCCTGAAGGGCTATATTTTTATAATCTAACAACGACGGACAAACAAACATTTACTGGCAAATTCATCAAAAGATAA
- a CDS encoding GxxExxY protein, translated as MQTEIKYKDITEKIIGASFEVHNFLGNGFQEVIYQRALAYEMHKAGLEFAREIEQDIFYKELEEPIGSRRADFVVEGKVLVELKAIIQLEDVHLAQALNYLKAYKLEVGLLINFGSKSLTFKRIIL; from the coding sequence ATGCAAACAGAAATAAAATACAAAGACATCACTGAGAAAATTATAGGTGCATCATTCGAAGTACATAATTTTTTGGGTAATGGCTTTCAAGAAGTAATTTATCAAAGAGCATTAGCTTATGAAATGCATAAAGCAGGATTAGAATTCGCTCGTGAAATTGAACAAGATATCTTTTATAAAGAATTAGAAGAACCTATCGGCTCAAGAAGGGCTGACTTTGTAGTTGAAGGAAAAGTATTGGTGGAATTAAAAGCGATTATTCAATTAGAAGATGTGCATTTGGCTCAAGCTTTAAATTATTTGAAAGCTTATAAATTAGAAGTGGGTTTGCTTATAAACTTTGGAAGTAAAAGTTTAACCTTTAAAAGAATTATATTATGA
- a CDS encoding restriction endonuclease subunit S, with protein MKKGWEIKKLGEICRFINGRAYSQHELLKEGKYPVLRVGNFYTNRDWYYSDLELPEDKYCDKGDLLYAWSASFGPRIWDGEKVIYHYHIWKVEPIENLIRKDFLFQLLEWDTEAIKTAHGTGTTMMHVGKGSIENRLIPLPPLPEQQRIVAILDEAFAAIAKAKANAEQNLKNAKELFESYLQGVFENKGEGWEENRLEELADEKCTLSYGIVQPGEEFENGLPVIRPTDLTNRFINLKGLKRIDPKLADGYKRTKLIGDEILLCVRGTTGTISIATKELNGANVTRGIVPIRFNSKIINQEFGYYLLISNYIQKQIRAKTYGAALMQINIGDLRKIETAYPTLKTQLTIVQKLDALSAETKKLESIYQQKINDLEELKKSVLQKAFSGELLIVND; from the coding sequence ATGAAGAAAGGTTGGGAAATAAAGAAGTTGGGCGAGATTTGTCGTTTTATAAATGGTCGGGCTTACTCACAACATGAATTATTAAAAGAAGGAAAATATCCAGTCTTAAGAGTCGGCAATTTCTATACTAATCGGGATTGGTATTATTCTGATCTGGAATTGCCTGAAGATAAATATTGTGATAAAGGAGATTTGCTATATGCATGGTCTGCCTCATTTGGTCCAAGAATTTGGGATGGTGAAAAGGTTATTTATCATTACCATATTTGGAAAGTTGAACCCATTGAAAATTTGATTAGAAAAGATTTTCTTTTTCAATTATTAGAATGGGACACAGAAGCCATTAAAACTGCACATGGAACAGGAACAACAATGATGCATGTTGGAAAGGGTTCAATTGAAAATAGATTAATCCCCCTCCCCCCACTCCCCGAGCAACAACGCATAGTAGCCATATTAGATGAAGCCTTTGCCGCCATAGCCAAGGCAAAAGCCAATGCCGAACAAAACCTCAAAAACGCCAAAGAACTTTTTGAAAGTTATTTGCAAGGGGTGTTTGAGAATAAAGGTGAAGGTTGGGAGGAGAATAGGTTAGAAGAATTGGCAGATGAAAAGTGCACCCTTTCTTACGGTATTGTTCAGCCAGGAGAGGAATTTGAAAATGGTTTGCCAGTTATTAGACCAACAGATTTAACAAATAGATTTATTAATTTAAAAGGGCTTAAAAGAATTGATCCGAAATTAGCCGATGGTTATAAACGAACTAAATTAATTGGCGATGAAATACTGCTTTGTGTTCGGGGTACAACAGGCACAATTTCAATAGCAACAAAAGAACTAAATGGTGCAAATGTTACAAGAGGAATTGTTCCTATTCGCTTTAATTCCAAAATAATTAATCAAGAGTTTGGTTACTATCTTTTAATCTCAAATTACATTCAAAAACAAATTAGAGCAAAAACTTATGGTGCTGCATTAATGCAAATCAATATTGGTGATTTAAGAAAAATTGAAACTGCTTATCCAACATTAAAAACCCAACTAACCATCGTTCAAAAATTAGATGCCCTATCTGCCGAAACTAAAAAATTAGAAAGCATCTACCAACAAAAAATAAATGATTTGGAGGAACTCAAAAAGTCCGTTCTACAAAAAGCATTTAGCGGAGAATTATTAATTGTTAATGATTAA
- a CDS encoding HNH endonuclease, with product MYNEKEIFKRIKEYSGKFISGKHDLIKALSSAKNFVSSSDLKYWSYGKSIYYDVDFAGGGTAKKRLYRARFIDVMILPDGRFKNQIIGAFLVWASRVKGFDVANKFKNDQSRNKRFELLVHTSLIPDIYEKEVANERKKQKVKVDTNSSKAAQAQQPKKPTKEDLETARIEGFKREIIKEVTFRDRKVVELAKRLKNGTTCAVCSFNFEKEFGSHGAGFIEMHHLHSLAEGKRTTTVNELVPVCPNCHRMLHKGKKILTIKRLIEIKKSAKMRKK from the coding sequence ATGTACAACGAAAAAGAAATTTTCAAAAGGATAAAAGAGTACAGTGGTAAATTTATTTCAGGCAAGCACGATTTAATAAAGGCATTATCCTCTGCTAAAAATTTTGTTAGCAGTTCTGATTTGAAATACTGGTCTTATGGAAAGTCGATTTATTATGATGTGGATTTTGCAGGAGGAGGCACGGCCAAAAAAAGGCTTTATCGTGCCCGTTTTATTGATGTTATGATCCTGCCAGACGGTCGGTTTAAAAATCAGATAATTGGGGCCTTTCTTGTTTGGGCAAGTAGAGTAAAGGGGTTTGATGTTGCTAATAAATTTAAAAATGACCAGAGCAGAAATAAACGCTTTGAGTTGTTGGTTCATACCTCTTTGATACCAGATATTTACGAAAAGGAAGTGGCGAATGAAAGAAAGAAGCAGAAGGTGAAAGTTGACACTAATTCATCAAAGGCAGCCCAAGCCCAGCAGCCTAAAAAACCTACTAAAGAAGATTTGGAAACAGCAAGAATTGAAGGATTCAAGCGAGAGATTATAAAGGAGGTTACCTTCCGTGATAGGAAAGTAGTTGAGCTTGCTAAACGATTGAAGAATGGAACTACCTGCGCAGTTTGTAGTTTTAATTTTGAAAAGGAGTTTGGCTCACATGGTGCAGGTTTTATTGAAATGCATCATTTGCATTCACTAGCCGAGGGTAAAAGAACAACTACGGTAAATGAGTTAGTACCAGTTTGTCCTAATTGCCACCGGATGCTCCATAAAGGCAAGAAAATTCTAACTATAAAACGTTTAATAGAAATTAAGAAAAGTGCGAAGATGAGGAAGAAGTAG
- a CDS encoding SRPBCC domain-containing protein, with amino-acid sequence MKKLQFKIEINATAQKVYETMLGLKDKSNYEYWTSAFNPTSTYEGSWEKDSKILFVGVDENGKKGGMVSKIEVHQPAKFVSILHYGFLDGDSEVTTGEQVEKWAGGHENYSFQESNGITTVTVDMDTIEEYEEYFNNNYPTALEKLKEISE; translated from the coding sequence ATGAAAAAGCTACAATTTAAAATAGAGATAAACGCAACAGCTCAAAAAGTATATGAAACAATGTTGGGTTTAAAAGATAAATCTAATTATGAATATTGGACTTCTGCTTTTAATCCTACTTCTACTTATGAAGGTAGTTGGGAAAAAGACAGTAAAATTCTTTTTGTAGGAGTGGATGAAAATGGAAAGAAAGGTGGAATGGTTTCTAAAATAGAAGTGCACCAACCGGCAAAGTTTGTTTCAATATTACATTATGGTTTCCTGGATGGCGACAGTGAAGTAACCACTGGCGAACAAGTTGAAAAATGGGCAGGCGGACACGAAAATTATTCTTTTCAAGAAAGTAACGGTATAACAACTGTAACAGTTGATATGGACACTATTGAAGAATATGAAGAGTACTTCAACAATAATTATCCAACCGCATTAGAAAAATTAAAAGAGATTTCTGAGTAA
- a CDS encoding DUF4365 domain-containing protein, which yields MKRPEQHITETKSQRFFENIVPDEWVAREIKPDYGVDYIVEKFTNGQSTGKSFFVQLKGSTQEIENDTFKKQFDVANLEYYASLALPVLIVCVSVVTEQIWCMWSNNLTEAFALKDKQESLSVSLDKKYLIDKVSFRQLESDLDSIKRFGISIRTENETGVLLNESILKWINHFYSKTISIEFKYLPNHIEISYIPKENDRLTFAIKAFGFKKDITIENIKEDNIELHRPIFNEDDVTDLNKDILKAIAICFAKYDIQGSLLILRKIIGIIDFSSEEGMLSLDPMGLLTLSKTNNHLPLFNKLIKDIIDLNQHDLFFFCDLAYFAVDQESKELQQYRIENLSYLIEKTSDNSVKGTSHYNLGNILKTNLDSDRALFHYFKARKLFPDYLERPYWWREIAGLLFSKGHFIWAETFYRKSLEKAKTHQHKTYGRLEKKSPKEEKLIIALIADCLFHQGKFKEAHLLFEKYLNETSSNIQEWVIKNIICVELINRNLDSIIIDKKKSLEIVEKSLKISTEDEIINCLNDAIKVNPLNGLAWFNLGVALDKKTKFNEALFAFLATSMIQDWDKEAQFNAMTISLTQQNFVMLDSLLQFVIEKHGELVSNDLADYIMKKNIPLDAKKMLIKTFKEMIEKIKNDA from the coding sequence ATGAAGAGACCCGAACAACATATAACGGAAACAAAATCACAGCGATTTTTTGAGAACATTGTTCCAGACGAATGGGTTGCGAGGGAAATTAAACCAGACTATGGAGTTGACTACATTGTTGAAAAATTCACAAACGGACAATCAACGGGAAAAAGTTTCTTTGTTCAACTAAAAGGGTCAACACAGGAAATAGAAAATGACACATTCAAAAAGCAATTTGACGTTGCCAACTTGGAATATTATGCTTCGTTAGCATTGCCTGTTTTAATTGTCTGTGTTTCGGTTGTAACAGAGCAAATATGGTGTATGTGGTCAAACAACTTGACAGAAGCATTCGCTTTAAAAGACAAACAAGAAAGCTTGTCTGTTTCATTAGACAAAAAATACCTGATAGATAAAGTTTCATTTCGACAATTAGAGTCTGATTTAGATTCAATCAAAAGATTTGGAATATCTATTAGAACAGAAAATGAAACCGGTGTATTATTAAACGAGTCAATCTTAAAGTGGATAAACCATTTTTATTCGAAGACTATTTCAATTGAGTTTAAGTATTTGCCAAATCATATAGAAATATCTTATATCCCCAAGGAAAATGATCGGCTAACCTTTGCTATAAAAGCATTTGGTTTTAAAAAAGATATCACAATAGAAAATATAAAAGAAGACAATATTGAATTACATCGTCCAATATTTAACGAGGATGATGTTACAGACTTGAATAAAGATATTCTAAAGGCAATCGCAATCTGTTTTGCTAAATATGATATTCAAGGCTCTTTACTAATTCTAAGAAAAATAATAGGAATTATAGACTTTAGTTCAGAGGAAGGTATGTTATCTCTAGATCCAATGGGTTTACTAACACTTTCTAAAACGAACAATCATTTACCGCTTTTCAACAAATTAATAAAAGATATAATTGATTTAAACCAACACGACTTGTTCTTTTTTTGCGACTTAGCATATTTTGCCGTTGATCAAGAATCAAAAGAACTCCAACAATATAGAATCGAGAACTTGTCATACTTAATTGAAAAGACATCAGACAATTCCGTAAAAGGAACATCTCACTACAACCTAGGCAATATATTGAAGACAAACTTGGATTCGGACAGAGCTTTATTCCATTACTTTAAAGCAAGAAAACTATTTCCAGATTATTTAGAGAGACCATATTGGTGGCGTGAAATAGCAGGTTTACTTTTTTCTAAAGGACATTTTATTTGGGCTGAAACCTTTTATCGAAAATCGTTAGAAAAAGCCAAAACTCACCAACATAAAACATATGGTAGACTAGAGAAAAAATCCCCTAAAGAAGAGAAATTAATAATTGCCCTTATAGCTGATTGTCTTTTTCATCAAGGGAAATTCAAAGAAGCCCATTTATTATTTGAAAAATACCTTAATGAAACATCTTCAAATATTCAGGAATGGGTGATTAAAAATATTATATGTGTTGAATTGATAAATCGAAATCTGGACTCTATAATTATCGACAAGAAAAAGTCTTTAGAAATTGTAGAAAAGTCATTAAAGATTTCGACTGAAGATGAAATCATCAATTGTTTGAACGATGCCATAAAGGTAAATCCGTTGAACGGACTTGCTTGGTTTAATTTAGGTGTTGCATTAGACAAAAAAACGAAATTTAACGAAGCTTTGTTTGCCTTTTTGGCTACTTCAATGATTCAAGATTGGGACAAGGAAGCTCAATTTAATGCGATGACAATTTCACTAACACAACAAAACTTCGTTATGTTAGACTCACTACTTCAATTTGTGATAGAAAAACACGGAGAGTTAGTGAGTAATGATTTAGCTGACTACATTATGAAAAAAAACATTCCTCTAGATGCGAAAAAAATGTTGATTAAGACCTTCAAAGAAATGATCGAGAAAATAAAAAACGATGCATAA
- a CDS encoding four helix bundle protein, whose protein sequence is MKENILKIKSFSFAIRTVKLYQFLCEQKKEFVLSKQLLRSGTSVGAMIREAEHSESKPDFIHKMAIAQKEINETIYWLELLKGTDYLTIEQYESINTDAVELIRMITSIIKTTKANLNNG, encoded by the coding sequence ATGAAGGAGAATATTTTAAAAATAAAGAGTTTTAGTTTTGCTATTCGAACAGTCAAATTATACCAGTTCTTATGTGAACAGAAAAAAGAATTTGTATTGAGCAAACAACTTTTAAGAAGCGGTACATCAGTTGGTGCAATGATAAGAGAGGCAGAACATTCGGAAAGTAAACCTGATTTTATTCATAAAATGGCAATAGCACAAAAAGAAATAAACGAAACCATTTATTGGTTAGAACTGCTTAAAGGAACTGATTATTTAACTATTGAACAATATGAAAGTATTAATACTGATGCTGTAGAGCTGATAAGGATGATAACAAGTATAATCAAAACAACTAAAGCCAACTTGAATAATGGTTAA
- a CDS encoding winged helix-turn-helix domain-containing protein — protein sequence MTLHEAIEKLLQQTGRPMTAREIANELNKNKWYVKGDKSLIKTSQITARVDDHHELFEIDRSISPLKIKLFGRQFTPTAKLVSAKIEIPKQVMKATQISSAEISLFEKILMNEKNFKSASIIDNLIPNVSGVYCIRITDVNKLPKPFNTFLADRQHNIIYIGIASKSLNRRFLNQELRAKGHGTFFRSIGAVLGHRPPKGSLSLKNNKRNYKFSTTDEQKIIYWINENLKVNWVKFSGDFETIETELINKHRPLINLAKNPSALLLLSEFRKECVQIANEL from the coding sequence ATGACATTACACGAAGCGATAGAAAAACTTTTACAACAAACTGGGCGTCCAATGACTGCTCGTGAAATAGCTAACGAATTGAATAAAAATAAATGGTATGTAAAAGGGGACAAATCTCTAATTAAGACAAGTCAAATTACTGCAAGAGTTGACGACCATCACGAGCTTTTTGAAATAGACCGATCAATATCACCTCTTAAAATAAAACTATTTGGTAGACAATTTACTCCAACTGCTAAACTTGTTTCTGCCAAAATTGAAATTCCGAAACAAGTAATGAAAGCGACACAAATTTCATCGGCTGAAATATCTCTATTTGAAAAAATTTTGATGAACGAAAAGAATTTTAAAAGTGCAAGCATCATTGACAATCTGATTCCTAATGTTTCAGGGGTATATTGTATTCGAATTACTGACGTTAACAAACTTCCCAAACCATTTAACACTTTTTTAGCAGACAGACAACACAACATCATTTATATCGGCATTGCATCAAAGAGTTTGAACAGGCGATTTTTAAATCAAGAACTTCGAGCAAAGGGACATGGGACATTTTTTCGGAGCATTGGTGCGGTGCTTGGACATAGACCACCAAAAGGTTCGTTGTCTTTAAAAAATAATAAACGCAACTACAAATTTTCAACGACAGACGAACAGAAAATAATTTATTGGATTAACGAAAACCTAAAAGTAAATTGGGTTAAGTTTAGTGGTGACTTTGAAACAATAGAAACAGAACTAATAAACAAACACAGACCTTTAATTAATCTTGCAAAAAATCCTTCGGCACTTCTACTGCTTTCGGAATTTAGAAAAGAGTGTGTGCAAATCGCTAACGAACTATGA
- a CDS encoding DEAD/DEAH box helicase family protein: protein MNEAETRAELIDPKLKACGWGVVEGSKILREYNITAGKIQTGGVRAKKLTADYVLVYRGIKLAVIEAKSDDSEVGEGVAQAKQYAEKLQLETTYSTNGKEIYSICLKTGDESLVTNYLSPEALWNKTYPLPSTDVISDSDIHHLEEAAMWREKFSEVPYEDKSGTWQLRYYQEIAVRNTLEAIANNNQRILLTLATGTGKTAIAFQIAWKLFQTRWNLSAMVNGKLSMVNDTNNSPLTINNYHSRRPRILFLADRNILADQAFNAFSAFADDALVRIKPSDVNNNGRVPTNGSIFFTIFQSFMSGKDKEGNPVPNYGQYPADYFDFIIIDECHRGGANDEGNWRGILEYFSPAVQLGLTATPKRQGNVDTYKYFGEPVYIYSLKEGINDGFLTPFKVKRIQTTLDDYIYTSDDTIIEGEIEEGKLYIEPDFNKIIEIKEREAKRVQIYMDDANQKEKAIIFCATQDHAAAVRDLVNQNKKTTDTNYCVRVTANDGEIGEQFLREFQDNEKTIPTILTTSQKLSTGVDARNIRNIVLMRPINSMIEFKQIIGRGTRLFDGKDFFTIYDFVNAYHHFADPEWDGEPQEEVPCPRCGEVPCVCISTPGGICKICGQQPCICLKEPDAPCIVCGQLPCICNKRKKIKIKLKDGKERQIQSMMSTSFWSADGKPISAEEFLNNLFGELPNLFKNEDELRTLWSNPLTRRILLEKLAEAGFGKDELNTLQKLIDAEKSDLFDVLEYVFNSDIKPMTREARVAAAQATIFALLNNKQKEFIEFVLSKYIETGVEELDQEKLPILLINKYQSLEDAKEILGDVANISRLFIEFQEHLYKQSAA from the coding sequence ATGAACGAAGCAGAAACAAGAGCAGAACTAATAGACCCCAAGTTAAAGGCATGTGGTTGGGGCGTTGTAGAGGGTTCTAAAATTCTTCGTGAATACAATATTACCGCAGGTAAAATACAAACAGGTGGAGTAAGAGCTAAAAAATTAACTGCCGATTATGTGTTGGTTTATAGAGGAATTAAACTGGCGGTTATTGAAGCCAAAAGCGATGATTCAGAAGTTGGCGAAGGTGTGGCACAAGCGAAACAATACGCAGAAAAACTTCAATTAGAAACTACTTACAGCACAAACGGAAAAGAGATTTATAGCATCTGTTTGAAAACAGGTGATGAAAGTTTAGTTACAAATTATTTATCACCTGAAGCATTGTGGAATAAAACATATCCTCTACCATCAACAGATGTAATATCAGATTCAGATATTCATCATTTAGAAGAGGCTGCAATGTGGAGAGAGAAATTTTCTGAAGTGCCGTATGAAGATAAAAGCGGAACCTGGCAACTTCGCTATTATCAGGAAATAGCAGTTCGCAATACACTTGAAGCAATTGCAAATAATAATCAACGCATTTTATTAACCCTTGCTACAGGAACAGGAAAAACAGCAATAGCTTTTCAAATAGCATGGAAATTATTTCAAACCCGTTGGAATCTTTCAGCAATGGTTAATGGTAAATTATCAATGGTTAATGACACTAACAATTCACCATTAACAATTAACAATTATCATAGCCGAAGACCACGTATTTTATTTTTAGCAGATAGAAACATTTTAGCAGACCAGGCATTCAATGCATTTTCTGCATTTGCCGATGATGCTTTGGTAAGAATTAAACCAAGTGATGTAAACAATAATGGAAGAGTACCCACCAATGGAAGTATCTTCTTTACCATTTTCCAATCCTTTATGTCGGGCAAAGACAAAGAGGGAAATCCTGTTCCAAATTATGGTCAATATCCTGCCGACTATTTTGATTTCATAATTATTGATGAGTGCCATCGTGGAGGAGCAAATGATGAAGGAAACTGGCGAGGAATTTTAGAATATTTTTCCCCGGCTGTTCAGTTGGGTTTAACAGCCACACCAAAACGTCAGGGCAATGTAGATACTTATAAATATTTTGGAGAACCTGTTTACATCTATTCACTAAAGGAAGGTATTAATGATGGGTTTCTCACACCCTTTAAAGTGAAACGTATTCAAACAACTCTTGACGATTACATTTATACAAGTGATGATACAATAATAGAAGGAGAAATTGAAGAAGGTAAACTTTATATTGAACCGGACTTCAATAAAATAATTGAGATAAAAGAAAGAGAGGCGAAACGAGTTCAGATTTATATGGACGATGCCAACCAAAAAGAAAAGGCAATTATTTTTTGTGCCACACAAGATCATGCTGCCGCTGTTCGGGATTTAGTAAATCAAAACAAAAAAACTACCGATACTAATTATTGCGTTCGTGTTACTGCAAATGATGGAGAAATAGGTGAACAGTTTTTAAGAGAGTTTCAGGATAATGAAAAAACAATTCCGACTATATTAACTACTTCGCAAAAACTTTCAACCGGAGTAGATGCAAGAAATATTCGCAACATTGTTTTAATGCGACCTATAAATTCGATGATAGAGTTTAAGCAAATTATCGGAAGAGGAACAAGGTTGTTTGATGGAAAAGACTTCTTTACTATTTATGATTTTGTAAATGCTTATCATCACTTTGCAGATCCGGAATGGGATGGTGAACCTCAAGAAGAAGTTCCATGTCCAAGATGCGGAGAAGTACCTTGTGTTTGCATATCAACACCAGGTGGAATATGTAAAATATGCGGACAACAACCATGCATCTGTTTGAAAGAACCCGATGCTCCTTGCATAGTTTGTGGTCAACTACCATGCATTTGTAATAAGCGAAAAAAAATAAAAATAAAACTGAAAGACGGCAAGGAAAGACAAATACAATCTATGATGTCAACTTCATTTTGGAGTGCAGACGGTAAACCAATTTCAGCAGAAGAATTTTTAAATAATTTGTTTGGTGAATTGCCAAACCTTTTTAAAAATGAAGATGAATTACGGACACTTTGGAGCAATCCATTAACAAGAAGAATACTGTTAGAAAAATTAGCTGAAGCAGGTTTTGGAAAAGATGAACTCAACACTTTGCAAAAACTCATAGATGCAGAAAAAAGCGACTTGTTTGATGTGTTGGAATATGTGTTCAACAGCGACATAAAACCTATGACAAGAGAGGCAAGAGTTGCTGCAGCACAAGCAACAATCTTCGCATTACTCAACAACAAACAAAAAGAATTTATAGAATTTGTGTTGAGTAAATATATTGAAACAGGTGTTGAAGAATTAGACCAGGAAAAATTACCAATCTTGTTAATCAACAAATATCAATCACTTGAAGATGCAAAAGAAATTTTGGGAGACGTCGCAAACATCAGCAGACTATTTATAGAATTTCAGGAGCATTTGTATAAACAAAGTGCGGCGTAG